A genomic stretch from Schistosoma haematobium chromosome 2, whole genome shotgun sequence includes:
- a CDS encoding hypothetical protein (EggNog:ENOG410IPY2~COG:S), translating into MQLDDLDFADDLALLSQTQQQMQEKTDSVAAASAAIGLNIHKGKSRILRYNTECINPITIDGEDLEDVKTFTYLGSIIDEQGGSDADVKARISKARAAYLQLRNIWNSKQLSTNTKVRIFNTNVKTVLLYGAETWRTTKAIIQKIQVFINSCLRKILQIRWPDTISNNVLWERTNQIPAEEEIRKKRWKWIGHTLRKAPNCVTRQALTWNPEGQRKGGRPKNTLRREMEIDMRKMNKNWRELEKKAQDRVGWRMLVSGLCSIGSNRRK; encoded by the coding sequence atgcagttggatgatctagacttcgcagatgatctggcccttctatcccaaacgcaacaacagatgcaggagaagacggacagtgtggcagcagcctcagcagcaataggtctcaatatacacaaagggaaaagcaggattctccgatacaacacagaatgcatcaatccaatcacaattgacggagaagatttggaagatgtaaaaacctttacatatttgggcagcatcattgatgaacagggtggatctgatgcagatgtgaaggcgcggatcagcaaagcaagagcagcatatttacaactgaggaacatctggaactcgaagcaactgtcaaccaacaccaaggtcaggattttcaatacaaatgtcaagacagttctactgtatggggcagaaacctggagaactacaaaagccatcatccagaaaatacaggtgtttattaacagttgtctacgcaaaatacttcagatccgttggccggacactattagcaacaacgtactgtgggagagaacaaaccagatcccagcggaggaagaaatcaggaagaagcgctggaagtggataggacacacattgaggaaagcacccaactgcgtcacaagacaagccctcacatggaatcctgaaggtcaaaggaaaggaggaagaccaaagaacacattacgccgagaaatggaaatagacatgagaaaaatgaacaagaattggagggaactagaaaagaaggcccaggacagagtgggttggagaatgctggtcagcggcctatgctccattggtagtaacaggcgtaagtaa
- a CDS encoding hypothetical protein (EggNog:ENOG410VHIT~COG:S) — MDKLSDSLQRDINKLQTDYHKAIEKELGNLDIAYLRKIQANYFQCGLKCCEDPDASITEVQHCVERCEVPLSKAHEIMQSEVSSFQARLQLCASECANQARDKLPSNATESQLKNAQREILACSQKCVDNQLSKGLPALIIRLKDQLRKLKQNQIHIAN; from the exons atgGATAAACTTTCAGACTCA CTTCAGCGTGATATCAACAAATTACAAACCGATTACCACAAAGCCATTGAAAAAGAATTAGGTAACCTGGATATTGCTTATCTCCGCAAAATACAG GCAAATTACTTTCAATGTGGCTTAAAGTGCTGTGAAGATCCTGATGCCTCTATTACTGAAGTGCAGCATTGCGTAGAAAGGTGCGAAGTCCCGTTAAGTAAAGCACATGAAATAATGCAATCTGAGGTCTCCTCGTTCCAG GCAAGATTACAACTGTGTGCTTCTGAGTGCGCCAATCAAGCGCGGGACAAGTTACCTTCAAATGCAACTGAGTCACAGCTAAAGAATGCTCAACGTGAAATACTAGCATGTTCCCAAAAATGCGTGGACAATCAACTATCAAAGGGGCTTCCAGCCCTTATTATTCGACTAAAAGATCAATTGCGAAAGTTGAAGCAAAATCAAATTCATATCGCAAATTAG